Proteins co-encoded in one Sulfurospirillum arsenophilum NBRC 109478 genomic window:
- a CDS encoding MarC family protein, with amino-acid sequence MIHLSAFFAIYVKFFFIMTPFFVTTIFLSMTKGIEESDKKRLAIKVTLAISITCLIILFFGKYIFELFGITLDAFRIGAGALLFLTAVDLVQKDINAEPTCKTDILKHAVVPLAIPVTVGPGTVGALMVMGADMNSVEDLLLGSSALLSAIFSIGLLLYLSGHIERLIGRTGLVVFSKVTGLVLAALSAQLIFTGIKNFLH; translated from the coding sequence ATGATTCACCTCTCTGCTTTTTTTGCGATTTATGTTAAATTCTTTTTTATTATGACACCATTTTTTGTCACAACCATCTTTTTGTCGATGACCAAAGGTATTGAGGAGAGCGATAAAAAGCGCCTTGCGATTAAAGTAACTTTAGCAATTTCGATCACGTGTCTGATTATTCTCTTTTTTGGAAAATACATTTTTGAACTTTTTGGCATTACCCTTGATGCCTTTCGTATTGGTGCTGGGGCACTTCTTTTTTTAACCGCTGTTGATTTGGTGCAAAAAGACATCAACGCGGAACCTACCTGCAAAACAGACATCTTAAAACATGCCGTTGTTCCTTTGGCGATTCCTGTCACGGTAGGACCTGGAACCGTGGGTGCGCTTATGGTCATGGGTGCTGATATGAACAGTGTTGAAGACTTGCTTTTGGGGTCTAGCGCGCTTTTATCGGCTATTTTTAGTATTGGCTTGTTGCTGTATCTTTCAGGTCATATTGAAAGACTCATCGGTCGTACGGGACTTGTTGTTTTTAGTAAAGTCACGGGTCTTGTCTTGGCAGCACTTTCTGCGCAACTCATCTTTACTGGCATTAAAAACTTTTTACACTAA
- a CDS encoding VIT1/CCC1 transporter family protein yields MAHELNLKKALAQQQNEIDDFTIYSMLSVSDKYEANKLIFHKISEEEKGHYTYLLSFTKQELKPRAHVVFFYLLLSKIVGISFTLKFLERREEDAKQFYKELIAIDDKANAIYEQEINHEIELIDMLHDKKLLYAGAIVLGMNDALVELTGTLSGIALAFDKSVVVGITGLIMGIAAALSMAGSAYLESKENIGAEIKPMTYALYTGVSYILTTAILVAPFFICEKISVAIIWMFFGAVLIIGLYNFYISVAKDLPFWKRVREMSYITFGVALISFGIGYVVKHYFGIEI; encoded by the coding sequence ATGGCACATGAACTAAATCTCAAAAAAGCATTGGCGCAACAGCAAAATGAAATCGATGATTTTACGATATACAGTATGCTTTCTGTATCTGATAAATACGAGGCAAATAAACTTATATTTCACAAGATTTCAGAGGAAGAGAAAGGTCACTATACCTATCTACTCTCTTTTACCAAACAAGAACTCAAGCCTCGCGCTCATGTCGTTTTTTTCTATCTTTTGCTTTCCAAAATTGTTGGTATCTCTTTTACACTCAAATTTTTGGAGAGACGTGAAGAAGATGCAAAACAATTTTACAAAGAGCTTATTGCGATCGATGATAAGGCAAACGCCATTTACGAGCAAGAAATTAACCATGAAATAGAACTCATCGATATGCTTCACGATAAAAAACTTCTCTATGCTGGTGCAATTGTTTTGGGTATGAACGATGCCTTGGTGGAACTTACGGGAACGCTGAGTGGTATTGCTTTAGCCTTTGACAAAAGTGTTGTGGTAGGTATTACTGGTTTGATTATGGGTATAGCAGCAGCACTTTCGATGGCAGGGTCAGCTTATTTGGAGTCTAAAGAAAACATAGGTGCTGAGATAAAACCGATGACATATGCCCTTTATACAGGCGTTTCGTATATTTTGACGACGGCTATTTTGGTAGCACCATTCTTTATATGTGAGAAAATTTCTGTAGCGATTATTTGGATGTTTTTTGGTGCCGTACTGATAATTGGGTTATACAATTTTTACATTTCTGTGGCAAAGGATTTGCCATTTTGGAAACGTGTGCGTGAGATGTCCTACATAACCTTTGGTGTCGCGTTAATCTCTTTTGGCATAGGCTATGTGGTCAAGCACTATTTTGGCATCGAAATATAA
- a CDS encoding ABC transporter permease, with amino-acid sequence MKLGVVKAYVLKELTEIIRSRLIIMVYLMPTMVLVLFGYGIRMEVTGARTLIIDNDQSHYSQLLLSKFEHSKYFDVTIEKQDEAKALDKIHQAKSDILIIIPESFEKRLLHGQTTQIGVFLDAAFPTRGSTMESYVKGVVLDAASQMLERLGGNAPTISINQRTLFNQAMRDEDAIVPGLIGLVMLIAPAILAALLIVKEKERGTIFNFYASPVSKSEFIAAKLIPVFLLHSINIFILFLWATYLFEVPFRGSFLLYWLTSELYLVISLSIGMLISIITRTQIVAVVLTVIVTIIPGFLYSGILMPISSMVGVSRYEAHIFPVMYYNHILYDVFLVGEGLASSKTVTYIFILALYAFSMLTLGSFLLKKELR; translated from the coding sequence ATGAAACTAGGAGTCGTCAAAGCGTATGTGCTCAAAGAACTTACGGAGATTATAAGATCACGTCTTATCATCATGGTTTATTTGATGCCAACGATGGTGTTGGTTCTCTTTGGCTATGGCATCCGCATGGAAGTCACAGGAGCACGCACGCTTATTATTGATAACGACCAGAGCCACTATTCGCAGCTTCTTTTGAGCAAGTTTGAACACTCCAAATACTTTGACGTTACCATCGAAAAACAAGATGAAGCCAAAGCACTCGATAAAATCCATCAAGCCAAAAGCGACATACTCATCATCATTCCAGAAAGTTTTGAAAAGCGGCTTTTGCACGGACAAACGACGCAAATCGGTGTCTTCTTAGATGCTGCATTTCCAACACGAGGCTCGACGATGGAGAGTTATGTCAAAGGTGTAGTCTTAGATGCCGCCAGTCAGATGTTAGAGCGCTTGGGTGGCAATGCCCCAACGATTAGCATTAACCAGCGTACACTTTTTAACCAAGCGATGCGCGATGAAGATGCCATAGTCCCAGGGCTCATCGGGCTTGTCATGCTCATTGCACCGGCTATTTTAGCCGCTCTTCTTATCGTCAAAGAGAAAGAACGAGGTACGATCTTTAACTTTTACGCATCACCTGTTTCCAAAAGCGAGTTCATCGCCGCCAAGCTTATTCCTGTTTTTTTACTGCATTCCATCAATATTTTCATCCTTTTCCTTTGGGCAACGTATCTATTTGAAGTGCCGTTTCGAGGCAGTTTTTTGCTCTATTGGCTTACATCTGAGCTTTACTTGGTGATTAGTCTCTCCATTGGTATGCTTATCTCCATCATCACACGCACGCAAATCGTTGCGGTGGTTTTAACGGTCATTGTTACGATCATTCCAGGGTTTTTATACTCAGGCATTTTGATGCCGATCTCTTCGATGGTGGGTGTTTCACGTTATGAAGCACATATTTTCCCTGTTATGTACTACAACCACATTCTTTACGATGTTTTCTTGGTGGGAGAAGGGCTGGCTTCGTCTAAAACCGTGACGTATATTTTCATCTTGGCGTTGTACGCTTTTAGTATGCTCACCCTTGGCAGTTTCTTGCTTAAAAAGGAGCTAAGATGA
- a CDS encoding TolC family protein: MRRLLLFLLPLCLNAQTYTELLNLLEKSNSYKSAKELEGASQSLYLAAQGKNLPSLDATLSAIEFNEIPNMTLHLPSFPLTKADVGTRQHLEGALVLSYPLFTGFAISAAIDKAKFESEQATLKVTNLKRNLAMHVTQLFSTIIAEEKVIEALLSSELAINQSYKKAKGFYDNGLLAQSELYAIEAKKYDIEAQLLHHKNQKKQLLNQLSFILNTKIETVQSNALKAFEIPSIHEAKEIALNEREDLHVMTKAIDVAQSSVELAKSKNYPSLAMVGVLKRQGDSLELNGDGYTNADKSYVGISASWNLFNGYTDAHNIDAARASKMSAFFNLEEYKQQVSLEVENTQLEIKTLEAQLQSAKLEAKASESYTHLTQGRFDNQLISADELSRAIANLASTRAKVATLHSELFNQTARLWLECGWSVFEKKALSQKD; encoded by the coding sequence ATGCGACGTTTACTTCTGTTTTTACTGCCTTTATGTTTAAATGCACAAACTTACACGGAACTTTTAAATTTGTTGGAAAAAAGCAATAGCTATAAAAGCGCTAAAGAACTTGAGGGTGCATCCCAGTCACTCTACCTTGCAGCGCAGGGTAAAAACCTTCCTTCACTTGATGCGACCCTGAGTGCCATTGAATTTAACGAAATTCCAAACATGACATTGCACCTTCCCTCTTTTCCGCTCACCAAAGCCGATGTTGGAACAAGGCAACATCTTGAAGGCGCACTGGTTTTAAGCTATCCACTTTTTACAGGGTTTGCCATCTCAGCCGCCATCGATAAAGCCAAATTCGAAAGTGAGCAAGCAACCCTAAAAGTAACCAATCTCAAACGCAATCTTGCCATGCACGTCACCCAACTTTTCAGTACTATCATTGCGGAAGAAAAAGTCATTGAGGCACTTTTAAGCTCAGAGCTTGCCATCAACCAATCCTATAAAAAAGCCAAAGGTTTTTATGACAATGGGCTGTTAGCACAAAGCGAACTCTACGCCATTGAAGCGAAAAAGTATGACATTGAAGCGCAACTGCTTCACCATAAAAATCAAAAAAAGCAACTGCTAAACCAGCTCTCGTTTATACTCAATACCAAAATTGAAACCGTTCAATCAAACGCTCTCAAAGCTTTTGAAATTCCAAGTATTCATGAAGCCAAAGAGATCGCTTTAAATGAGCGCGAAGATTTACATGTAATGACAAAAGCGATAGATGTAGCGCAAAGCAGTGTGGAGTTAGCCAAAAGCAAAAACTACCCCTCACTTGCCATGGTAGGCGTTTTAAAACGACAAGGTGACTCACTTGAGCTCAATGGCGATGGTTACACCAATGCCGATAAAAGCTATGTGGGGATAAGTGCTTCATGGAATCTGTTTAACGGCTACACAGATGCACACAACATCGATGCGGCACGTGCTTCCAAAATGTCCGCTTTTTTCAATCTTGAAGAGTACAAACAACAAGTGAGTTTAGAGGTGGAAAACACTCAATTAGAGATCAAAACCCTCGAAGCTCAATTGCAAAGTGCCAAACTTGAAGCCAAAGCCAGCGAATCATACACCCATCTTACGCAAGGTCGCTTTGACAACCAACTCATCAGTGCCGACGAACTCAGCCGTGCCATCGCAAACTTAGCTTCAACGAGAGCGAAAGTGGCAACACTGCACAGCGAACTCTTTAACCAAACTGCACGGCTGTGGTTAGAATGCGGTTGGAGTGTTTTTGAGAAAAAAGCACTCTCGCAAAAAGACTGA
- the fumC gene encoding class II fumarate hydratase → MDYRIEKDTMGEIKVPNERYWGAQTERSLENFKIGTEKMPKELIRAFALLKRSLASVNQKLNKLDAKKANAIIQACDEILAGKFDGEFPLAIWQTGSGTQTNMNLNEVIANRATEILGGDFRKEKLIHPNDHVNMSQSSNDTFPTAMHIASVIEIEEQLLPSLEKLKETLESKEKEFAGIIKIGRTHLQDATPLTLGQEFSGYRSMLEHSSSHILQALESLRELAIGGTAVGTGINAHPKLSEFVSEELTKLTGKTFVSSPNKFHALTSHDALVFASGANKGLAANLMKIANDIRWLASGPRCGIGELNIPENEPGSSIMPGKVNPTQAEAVTMVACQVFGSDTAIAFGASQGNFELNVFKPVIILNFLQQVRLLADVMESFRIHCVEGIEANSEKIAHNLKNSLMLVTALNPHIGYENAAKVAKLAHKEHLSLKEACVKLSLLTPEEFDRYVIPSEMIHPKE, encoded by the coding sequence ATGGATTATAGAATCGAAAAAGACACTATGGGCGAGATCAAAGTTCCCAATGAGCGTTACTGGGGTGCTCAAACTGAGCGCAGTTTGGAAAATTTTAAAATCGGCACAGAAAAGATGCCAAAAGAGCTTATTCGCGCCTTTGCACTTCTAAAGCGTTCCTTAGCATCTGTCAATCAAAAACTAAACAAACTCGATGCCAAAAAAGCAAACGCTATCATCCAAGCATGCGATGAAATTCTTGCTGGAAAATTTGATGGCGAATTTCCTCTCGCCATTTGGCAAACCGGCAGTGGTACACAGACCAATATGAACTTAAATGAAGTCATCGCCAATCGCGCAACGGAGATATTAGGGGGCGATTTTAGAAAAGAGAAGCTCATTCATCCCAACGATCATGTCAATATGTCTCAAAGCTCGAACGATACATTTCCAACAGCCATGCACATTGCCAGTGTGATCGAAATCGAAGAGCAACTGCTTCCATCCCTTGAAAAGCTCAAAGAGACACTGGAAAGCAAAGAAAAAGAGTTTGCTGGCATCATCAAAATAGGTCGTACACACTTGCAAGATGCGACACCACTTACCTTGGGACAGGAATTTAGTGGGTATCGCAGTATGTTGGAGCACTCCTCTTCACATATACTCCAAGCACTTGAATCTTTACGCGAACTTGCCATCGGTGGAACGGCTGTGGGAACGGGCATCAATGCCCATCCAAAACTGAGTGAATTTGTCAGTGAAGAGCTTACAAAACTGACAGGTAAAACCTTTGTCTCGTCTCCAAATAAATTTCATGCCTTAACCTCACACGATGCACTTGTATTTGCGAGTGGGGCAAACAAAGGTTTAGCGGCAAACTTGATGAAAATAGCCAATGACATCAGATGGCTCGCTTCGGGTCCACGTTGTGGTATTGGTGAGCTAAACATTCCTGAGAATGAACCGGGAAGCTCCATCATGCCAGGCAAGGTCAATCCAACCCAAGCTGAAGCAGTTACGATGGTTGCATGCCAAGTGTTTGGCTCAGACACAGCGATAGCATTTGGTGCAAGTCAAGGTAACTTTGAGCTCAATGTCTTTAAACCTGTCATCATTCTTAACTTTTTACAGCAAGTTAGGTTACTTGCAGATGTCATGGAGTCGTTTCGTATTCATTGTGTGGAGGGCATTGAAGCCAATAGTGAAAAGATCGCTCATAACCTTAAAAACTCGTTGATGCTGGTCACAGCACTCAATCCTCACATTGGGTACGAAAATGCAGCCAAGGTGGCAAAGCTCGCGCACAAAGAGCATCTAAGTCTCAAAGAAGCATGCGTCAAGCTTTCGCTTTTAACGCCTGAGGAGTTTGACCGTTATGTTATACCCTCAGAGATGATTCATCCTAAAGAGTAA
- a CDS encoding ABC transporter permease has product MKIFWAVVGKELLSFIRSWQLVFVVLYAFSFEVYIAGSGIELKPRNIAVGYIDASGGGLSQKFLSYFHAPEFLEPILFESQEKLSQAVFDKEIMVGLVFDDTFEQNFRKNHHTTLHVLLDATAASQAFTALSYLQNIAINFTARTFPVELVTHKLFNENADNHTFMALTELLSIVTLLSVILTAVVFVKEKEEGTWDIMLLMPVNAKIIILAKSFSQVIIVMVGIVISVGFVIFGVFDTPINGSFFAFLLLSFLYAFTGAGIGLFIAAIAKDVMQVAQLSIVIMLPLIFLSGAWTPIYAMHPWLQTFSLISPLRYYIEGTESIFFRGTPFLELYPYFLGVTLVGSVVYAIGFRKIGRLF; this is encoded by the coding sequence ATGAAGATCTTTTGGGCGGTTGTGGGAAAAGAGTTACTGAGTTTCATACGCTCGTGGCAGTTAGTCTTTGTTGTCCTTTATGCCTTTAGTTTTGAGGTTTACATCGCAGGCAGTGGCATTGAGCTTAAACCTCGCAATATCGCTGTTGGCTATATTGATGCAAGTGGAGGAGGGCTGAGTCAAAAGTTTTTGAGTTACTTCCATGCCCCTGAGTTTTTAGAGCCTATTTTATTTGAGTCGCAAGAAAAACTCTCTCAAGCGGTGTTTGATAAAGAGATCATGGTAGGCTTAGTGTTTGATGATACTTTTGAGCAAAATTTTCGTAAAAATCACCATACCACTTTGCATGTTTTACTCGATGCGACAGCGGCTTCACAAGCGTTTACAGCACTCAGTTACCTGCAAAACATAGCGATCAATTTTACAGCACGCACTTTTCCAGTTGAACTCGTAACACATAAACTCTTTAACGAAAATGCGGACAACCATACCTTTATGGCGTTGACGGAATTGCTCTCCATTGTAACGCTTTTATCGGTCATCTTAACCGCGGTTGTGTTTGTGAAAGAGAAAGAAGAGGGTACTTGGGACATTATGCTTTTGATGCCTGTGAATGCTAAGATTATTATTTTAGCTAAGTCTTTTTCTCAGGTGATTATCGTGATGGTGGGTATTGTTATCTCGGTGGGATTTGTGATATTTGGTGTTTTTGACACGCCCATTAATGGCTCGTTTTTCGCTTTTTTATTGCTGAGTTTTCTTTATGCCTTCACGGGGGCTGGCATTGGGCTTTTCATCGCTGCGATTGCCAAAGATGTGATGCAAGTGGCTCAACTTTCCATCGTCATCATGTTACCGCTCATCTTTCTCAGTGGTGCATGGACACCGATTTACGCGATGCATCCATGGTTGCAGACGTTTTCACTGATCTCACCACTGCGCTATTACATCGAAGGAACAGAGAGTATTTTCTTTCGTGGAACGCCATTTTTAGAGCTTTATCCCTATTTCTTAGGGGTGACATTGGTGGGGAGTGTTGTGTATGCGATAGGATTTCGCAAAATTGGGCGGTTGTTTTAA
- a CDS encoding HlyD family secretion protein, which produces MLEKIKQYRLGVAILALVLIASGLIVNKLIAPKLAENLVQGSGRMDGDLVNLNAKYAGRIAALNIHEGQHVSVGQSIAVLASPEYEAQKAQIEAQINARAQELSAKETELEIASKTIPETLSKAKANFSIKQHQRDELDKNIASQTSVLAQDKRDLERMKNLYDQNLIEKRQVETAALKHQTSGNFLSSLHQKREQLSLAINVANSELIEATAHQKTLHVMSQGLEALRSSLKALEASKTQIEAVLNEMTLRSSIDGVVVEKIANQGEVIGTGSVVATLLDPNSLYLKIFVDTKQNGNLHVGNDAVIFLDGKPNEPIPAKVVRIEQKAEFTPKEVSVPSDRIQRVFALHVKPLSPQPTLKLGIPAVGVVSMDGKGLPKSLNNVPE; this is translated from the coding sequence ATGTTGGAAAAAATCAAACAGTATCGTTTAGGTGTGGCTATCTTAGCCTTGGTTTTAATAGCTTCAGGACTCATCGTCAATAAACTCATAGCTCCCAAACTTGCCGAAAATCTCGTTCAAGGCTCAGGTCGGATGGATGGCGATTTGGTCAATCTCAACGCCAAGTATGCGGGACGTATTGCTGCTTTAAACATTCATGAGGGACAACACGTTTCAGTAGGGCAAAGCATCGCCGTTCTTGCAAGCCCTGAGTATGAAGCGCAAAAGGCACAGATCGAAGCCCAAATCAATGCCAGAGCACAGGAACTTAGTGCGAAAGAGACAGAGCTAGAGATTGCTTCTAAAACAATTCCTGAAACACTTTCAAAAGCCAAAGCAAATTTTTCCATCAAACAACATCAACGCGATGAACTCGATAAAAATATCGCTTCACAAACCAGTGTCCTTGCACAAGATAAACGCGATTTAGAGCGCATGAAAAACTTGTATGATCAAAATCTCATTGAAAAACGCCAAGTCGAAACGGCAGCGTTAAAACACCAAACCAGTGGCAATTTTCTTTCAAGCTTACACCAAAAACGTGAACAACTTAGCCTTGCTATTAATGTTGCAAACAGCGAACTGATCGAAGCAACGGCACATCAAAAAACCTTACATGTAATGTCTCAAGGACTCGAAGCTTTGCGATCATCTCTCAAAGCCTTAGAAGCTTCCAAAACACAGATCGAAGCGGTTTTAAATGAGATGACACTGCGCTCTTCCATTGATGGTGTTGTTGTGGAAAAAATAGCCAATCAAGGCGAAGTCATAGGGACAGGAAGTGTTGTGGCAACCTTGCTTGATCCAAACTCACTTTACCTTAAAATCTTTGTCGACACCAAACAAAATGGCAATCTCCACGTAGGCAATGACGCGGTCATTTTTTTAGATGGAAAACCCAATGAGCCCATCCCTGCAAAAGTTGTGCGCATCGAACAAAAAGCAGAATTTACACCCAAAGAGGTAAGCGTTCCGAGTGATCGTATTCAGAGAGTTTTTGCTTTACATGTAAAGCCACTTTCTCCTCAGCCAACCCTGAAACTGGGCATTCCTGCTGTGGGCGTTGTCTCAATGGACGGCAAAGGTCTGCCGAAGAGTTTAAACAACGTTCCTGAATGA
- a CDS encoding 2-oxoacid:acceptor oxidoreductase family protein → MRRQLRFVGVGGQGVILAGEILAVAKIKEGGYGVKASTYTSQVRGGPTKVDILLDESEILFPYANEGEIEFMIATAQVSFNQFKNGVKPDGIIVVEPNLVTVNEEDRKKWKIIEIPLITIAKEEVGNVITQSVVALAITVEMTHVLAHDLVRDVMLSKVPEKVHADNIKAYELGIKYAKEALAKL, encoded by the coding sequence ATGAGAAGACAATTACGTTTCGTAGGTGTAGGTGGTCAGGGTGTTATCTTGGCGGGTGAGATTTTAGCGGTTGCGAAGATCAAAGAGGGCGGTTATGGTGTCAAAGCATCTACCTATACCTCTCAAGTACGTGGTGGACCAACAAAAGTTGACATTTTACTTGATGAGAGTGAGATCCTTTTCCCTTACGCCAATGAGGGGGAGATTGAGTTTATGATCGCTACAGCGCAAGTAAGCTTTAATCAATTCAAAAATGGTGTAAAACCAGATGGCATCATCGTTGTTGAACCAAACTTGGTTACGGTAAACGAAGAAGATCGTAAAAAATGGAAGATCATCGAGATTCCACTTATTACCATTGCTAAAGAAGAAGTTGGAAATGTTATTACTCAGTCTGTTGTTGCTTTGGCGATTACTGTTGAGATGACACATGTTCTAGCACACGATTTAGTCCGCGATGTCATGCTTTCTAAAGTACCAGAAAAAGTTCACGCTGACAATATTAAAGCCTATGAACTTGGTATAAAATACGCTAAAGAAGCGCTTGCTAAACTTTAA
- a CDS encoding ATP-binding cassette domain-containing protein, which yields MELNVENVRVYHKKSLGIAGASLSANEGEIIGFIGADGAGKSSLIHAIAGVIPFEGNVTFNGLTYHSPKEAEPLKPSIGLMPQGIGLVLYDLLTVDEHLRFFANIHNIKQDATFEAYKLRLLKMAGLDAFQDRQAGKLSGGMMQKLSLICTLLHRPKLLLLDEPTTGVDPLSRIELWEILDEIRKSEGTISIISTAYMQEAAKMDKILLFDEQEIIAQGTSSELIDSIRAMSYVEGIKTQEPCIRTLHATYCLSPLEAEHTEPSLEALFFVNALQKGKKMPLIEITNKEKTIELPDVVMEAKGLTKVFGSFTANENVDMTLHKGEILGLLGANGAGKTTFIKMLLGLYPIDGGELTLLGKSIQTQEDRQALKASIGYVSQHFALYNDMSVEENLLYFASMRGIAMDVAKSRIARYALELGFDEYLNAMPQELPLGINQRFSLASALLHEPVILFLDEPTSGVDAIARAKFWELLKALKERWEIAILITTHYMSEAEFCDRVVLLRQGKKIADHTIAEFYAEHPKAQSFEEIFLEYYR from the coding sequence ATGGAATTGAACGTTGAGAATGTCCGTGTTTACCATAAAAAAAGCCTTGGCATTGCTGGGGCGAGTTTATCGGCAAATGAGGGCGAAATCATCGGTTTTATTGGCGCAGATGGTGCGGGAAAAAGCTCGCTCATTCATGCTATAGCAGGCGTCATTCCTTTTGAGGGTAATGTTACGTTTAATGGTTTGACGTACCATTCACCCAAAGAGGCAGAACCGCTTAAACCTTCCATCGGATTGATGCCTCAGGGCATTGGTTTGGTACTTTACGATCTCCTTACCGTCGATGAACATTTACGTTTTTTTGCCAATATTCACAACATCAAACAAGATGCCACGTTTGAAGCGTACAAACTTCGCCTCTTAAAAATGGCAGGGCTGGATGCGTTTCAAGACCGCCAAGCGGGAAAGCTGAGTGGCGGCATGATGCAAAAGCTCTCGCTTATCTGCACGCTGCTACACCGTCCTAAACTTTTACTGTTGGATGAGCCTACCACGGGTGTTGACCCGCTGAGTCGCATTGAGCTGTGGGAAATCCTCGATGAAATTCGAAAATCTGAAGGGACAATTTCGATCATCAGCACCGCATACATGCAAGAGGCTGCAAAGATGGATAAAATCTTACTCTTTGATGAACAGGAGATCATCGCGCAAGGCACTTCAAGCGAACTGATAGACTCTATTCGTGCCATGAGCTATGTCGAAGGAATTAAAACGCAAGAGCCGTGTATTCGCACGCTTCATGCGACCTATTGCCTTTCGCCTTTAGAAGCGGAACACACAGAACCAAGCCTTGAAGCGCTCTTTTTTGTCAATGCCCTTCAAAAAGGCAAAAAAATGCCACTCATTGAGATTACCAATAAAGAGAAAACCATTGAATTGCCCGATGTCGTCATGGAAGCCAAAGGGCTCACCAAGGTTTTTGGTAGTTTCACTGCAAATGAAAATGTCGATATGACACTACACAAAGGCGAGATTTTAGGGCTTTTAGGAGCAAATGGTGCAGGTAAAACAACATTTATTAAGATGCTTTTGGGACTTTATCCTATCGATGGAGGCGAATTGACACTGCTTGGAAAGTCGATTCAAACGCAAGAAGATCGTCAGGCGCTTAAAGCCAGCATTGGTTATGTGAGTCAGCATTTTGCGCTTTACAATGATATGAGTGTTGAGGAAAATCTACTCTATTTTGCTTCCATGCGAGGTATCGCTATGGATGTTGCGAAAAGCCGTATTGCACGTTATGCCCTAGAATTGGGCTTTGATGAATACCTCAATGCAATGCCTCAAGAGTTACCACTCGGCATCAATCAGCGTTTTTCACTTGCCTCTGCTTTACTGCACGAGCCTGTCATTTTGTTTTTGGATGAGCCAACTTCGGGTGTGGATGCCATCGCACGAGCAAAATTTTGGGAGCTTTTAAAAGCTCTTAAAGAGCGTTGGGAAATTGCCATTTTAATCACGACACACTACATGAGCGAAGCAGAATTTTGTGACCGTGTGGTGTTATTGCGCCAAGGCAAAAAGATCGCCGATCATACTATTGCAGAGTTTTACGCGGAACATCCCAAAGCGCAGAGCTTTGAGGAGATTTTCTTGGAGTATTACCGATGA
- a CDS encoding 2-oxoglutarate ferredoxin oxidoreductase subunit beta has translation MAFNYDKYLRVDKMPTLWCWGCGDGVILKSVIRAIDSMGWDMNDVCVVSGIGCSGRFSSYIDCNTVHTTHGRAIAYATGIKLANPEKHVIVVTGDGDGLAIGGNHTIHGCRRNIDLNHILINNFIYGLTNSQTSPTTPQGFWTATANYGNVDPTFDAARLADAAGATFVARESVLDPQKLEKMFVAGFSHKGYSFFDVFSNCHINLGRKNKMGEAVQNLEWIEGRIVGKKKFDLLSDEERVGKFPTGILKQEEGKLEYCDAYDKVIYAAQNKTTVQL, from the coding sequence ATGGCATTTAATTACGATAAATATCTACGTGTAGATAAAATGCCAACCTTATGGTGTTGGGGTTGTGGTGATGGTGTTATCTTAAAATCTGTTATTCGTGCTATCGATTCGATGGGTTGGGATATGAATGATGTATGTGTTGTTTCAGGTATCGGTTGTAGTGGACGTTTTAGTTCGTACATTGACTGTAACACAGTACATACAACACATGGTCGTGCGATTGCTTATGCAACAGGCATCAAGCTTGCAAACCCTGAAAAACATGTCATTGTCGTCACAGGTGATGGTGATGGTTTAGCAATTGGTGGTAATCATACCATTCATGGCTGTAGAAGAAACATTGATCTTAACCATATTTTGATCAACAACTTTATCTATGGCTTGACCAACTCTCAAACCAGCCCAACAACTCCTCAAGGGTTTTGGACAGCAACAGCTAATTACGGTAACGTTGATCCTACCTTCGATGCAGCGCGCCTTGCAGATGCTGCAGGCGCTACGTTTGTTGCTCGTGAGTCTGTACTTGATCCTCAAAAATTGGAAAAGATGTTTGTAGCAGGTTTTTCTCATAAAGGTTACTCATTCTTTGATGTATTCTCTAACTGCCACATTAACCTTGGACGTAAAAACAAAATGGGCGAAGCGGTACAAAATCTTGAATGGATTGAAGGTCGCATTGTTGGTAAGAAGAAGTTTGACCTTTTAAGTGACGAAGAACGTGTGGGTAAATTCCCAACTGGCATCCTCAAACAAGAAGAGGGCAAACTCGAATACTGTGACGCGTATGACAAAGTCATTTACGCAGCACAAAATAAAACAACCGTACAGCTATAA